One Peromyscus leucopus breed LL Stock chromosome 20, UCI_PerLeu_2.1, whole genome shotgun sequence genomic window, GGAAGGAATTATATGGAGCAAAACTGATCGCACAGAAATGCCAGGTTCGAAATTGTCGTCATTTCAAGAGTGCAGTGAGTGGATCAGAATGTCTCCTGTCCATGGTGGAGGAGGGAAATCCTCATCATTATTTTGTGGCAACACAGGTGATGTTACTTTTAAAACTGTAGTTCTAACCATTTCTATGTATGCTTCATGTGGAGCtatttataatcagaaaaaaaataagtggaagAGATAATGTAGTGTTGgaattttatttacttgcttattgTGATGTGTTAGACAAGGATTCTATCACTTAGCTATAATCCACTTTCatgtttggattttaaaaatgcagaCTTTTAAATGGAACCAATAAAAGCAGTTACTTGAACATATAAGGAGAAAAGCTTAAGTACATGCAGTTTCTCCTTCCAGAAGTTTCCTTGTGGAGGATAAGGAATTGTTATAGTAGTGTGCTGATGGCCGCCGGCTTCTTCAGGTGGGGAAGAAGTAGGGCACAGTCTCCGCAGTCTGTGTTCCTAACTGTTGTTCATGTTTAGAATTCATACTATTTCTCAAAAAGTCATGGTGCATATCCTTTAAGACCAGCTTcagggggatggagaggtggctcagtagtcaagagcactggcttttcttttagaggcctggggttcaattcccagcaccctcttttggcctccaaggcCGTGCATGAGGTGCACAGATGTATACGCAGctaaacatctatacacataaaaagaaataaaccttaaaagaaaaagaccagcAACACGTGGAATGTTGAAGGCTGGGAGGCAAAAGGCGAGACTGTCAGGGTTGACATTAAAACACTCACATGCCGATCTGCTCAACTATACTTTCAGAACAATTTCTGAGTCAGCTCACTGCTCCACTTCAACCTCTTCCCATGTTGATGTTTCGAGAGAATATTTTAGCATAGAAACGAGAAACTCCCTAATGCATTTACTTTTACATTAGTTGATAGTTCATGGCCCCTGAGTATTGACCAGTCTAGCCTAGACTGCTGTTACCTACCTTTCTTTAGCATAGTTTTTATGTTTCTTGTCTTCTATTATAAGATAAGCTTTGATTAATAAAACATATTGATCTGAGAAATAAAATCCAGTCTCTTTTTTTCCATATAGCTTTATTTAAACTCTTGTAAACTGGATTGGGAAActaaatccattttctttttaataggaTCAGAATTTATCTGTGAAAGTAAAGAAGAGTCCAGGAATTCCCCTGATGTTCATTATTCAGAACACTATAGTCTTGGACAAGCCTTCTCCCAGAACAGTGGCCTTCGTGAAGGCGGTGGAGTCAGGCCAGCTGGTCTCTGTACACGAGAAACAGAGTATCAAGCAGCTAAAGGAGGAGCAAGGCCTGGTGAGGAACCCTGAacggaggagaagaagaaagaaggtggGCGGACCCAATCCTCTCAGCtgcttgaagaagaagaagaaagcacagGACACAAAGTCGCCTGcttcagaaaagaagaggagaaggaaaagaatccgGAACAGATCGACCCCAAAAGTCCTATCCGAGCAGCAGGGTGTGGAAGGATGATGCGTGCTGTGGATATTCTGGAAGGCGATGGGAAAACTAATGGACTTCTAAAACTGTCAAAGTGTTTACAGCAAAGGACTAAACTTAGTTTTGTAAATTAATACTGTCACATATTCTTTTGCCTAAAATTAAAGATGGTTGGGTTTCTTTATCAGCATTCATCTTCAGTTGCTTTGAGAGGtgcttttttattataaaattattgtcTCCTGTTTTTCTactcccacctcccaagtggtatgtatgtgcatagtgtgtgcattagtgtgtgtTTGCTTAtgtgcatgtctctctctctgtgtgtgtgtgtgtgtgtgtgtgtgtgtgtgtgtgtgactatatgtAGGTATGTgaagagaccagaggtcaacatgaGGTGTCATCCTCTCTCACACTCTACCTTTATTTTTGGTgccagggtctgtcactgaacttgCCAGATAAGTGATACTGGTTGGCCATTAAGCCCCAGGGATTCTATCTCTCTGGTGCCGGGATTGCCAGCATGCACTGCTGAACCGGGGCTTTTTGAATGAGTCCTGGGATCTGAACGCAGCTCCTCATGCTAGTGTGGCAGGTATGTTGCTGCGCCATTTCCCCAGTACCATGtgtctataatttaaaaatcagtcctaatggctcactgggtaaagatgCTTACTGCTTAGTTTAATGATTAAGTCAGATCCCTgtgaccacatggtggaaggagagaactgactcccaaaagttgtcttctaacctccatacCTGCAAAAAGAACAGAGTAATGTACTTTGTAAAAGTCAAGGGAAAAGGGGGATAAACTTAACCCCATTATTTTGTACAGTAAATATATGGcaataaaagtttaaaacaagTTCTAAAAGGCTTAAGACAAAAGTAGTTCCTTGGACACTTTGAGAAACCTTCCACATTCATTGTTTGAATTTCTATCTCTAAATTACACAATAAAATGCTCTCAATGGATTGGAAATCATGCTTATACACCTTCCATTTTTCTAATATATGTCTTGTATTATTTATATGTCACTAACTCATTTTCAGCACTTTTCATGGCTAAATAAAGTGGGATGTAGGGTGGCTGaatttgttacattgttacattgcTGTTCCTGAAACTACAGGCACCCTAATGGTCTTCTACATTGCCCAGTAATACAGCAAAGGTCCTTACAACCTGATTTTCCATATAGTTA contains:
- the Utp23 gene encoding rRNA-processing protein UTP23 homolog → MKITRQKHAKKHLGFFRNNFGVREPYQILLDGTFCQAALRGRIQLREQLPRYLMGETQLCTTRCVLKELETLGKELYGAKLIAQKCQVRNCRHFKSAVSGSECLLSMVEEGNPHHYFVATQDQNLSVKVKKSPGIPLMFIIQNTIVLDKPSPRTVAFVKAVESGQLVSVHEKQSIKQLKEEQGLVRNPERRRRRKKVGGPNPLSCLKKKKKAQDTKSPASEKKRRRKRIRNRSTPKVLSEQQGVEG